GCCTCGAAATGAAAATCGAGCGGTCCTGACCCCCATGCTGATAATTTGGAACACACCGCTTATACCTTCTGGCTGGAGGTTGCGCCTGATGTTAGCCATCCTTTTTTCGTCAGCTGAAAGCTGGCGTGGGTTAGATAGGGTTTCTGTATTTTCTCGTTCATCAGCCATCTCAGCTGCCTGACGGCGTGCTCTGGCGGCATTAATATAGCTTGCCAAATCGGTGGGAGGCGCTGAATTTGGAGCTGGACGGATAGCTACTGGAACTTCAGTTTCTGTGACTGCTTTTTCCGGTAAAGGCTTAATCGGTATTTCTGTTTCGATAGGCCGAGGTTGAGGCGAAGGTGGCGGTTCATGTTTCGGCTCGGGTTCGGGTTCGGGTTTCGGCTCAGGTTTAGGAGGTTCAATCTGAGAATTCGATTTTGGAGGTGAGGATTCTTGTTCTGGTTCTGTGTCGGGCAATTCTACAAAGCGTGCATCAATGGGCGGCGAAGAAACAATTTCTTCCTTGGGAGATTTCAGGAAATAGCCAAATTCCCAAATGATGACCAGCCAAATGAGGGCCGCCAGTGGTATTGGCCACCAGAATCGAATCTCCTTCGATCTTGATTCGGACATGCTTACCACGTCATTTATGTTTTACCGCAATCAAAAAATGTTCGGCACCGGCGGATCGAGCCTGCAACATCGCCTGCACTACTATGCCTTGCGGTGCTTCGTTGTCCGCGGATACGACCACGCTTTGTTGTGAAGCTTGTAACAGTGGCTTGAGCGTGGTGGCCAGGGTTTCCAGTGTTACAGGAATACGATTGATAAAGATTTTGCTGTCACCCGTCAGCGTCAACGTTACCGGTGCATCAGCACGGAGCTTTTCGGCTTCTCCTTGAGGTAGATTCACCTGCAGGGAATCAAGATTCTGCATCGACAATGAAGACAGCATGAATGTCACCAGCAAGAAAAACATCACATCAATCATCGGAATGATCTCGATGCGTCCCTTGCGATACGTTCTGGATTTACGCAGTTTCATGGGCGCTATTCCTGCTGATCCAAACGGATGTGATCAATCAGGCGTGTACCAAGGCGCTCCATTTCATCCATTGTTTGGGATTGCAGACGAGAAAAATAATTAAATCCAAATA
This genomic interval from Candidatus Nitrotoga sp. AM1P contains the following:
- a CDS encoding ExbD/TolR family protein produces the protein MKLRKSRTYRKGRIEIIPMIDVMFFLLVTFMLSSLSMQNLDSLQVNLPQGEAEKLRADAPVTLTLTGDSKIFINRIPVTLETLATTLKPLLQASQQSVVVSADNEAPQGIVVQAMLQARSAGAEHFLIAVKHK